Proteins encoded within one genomic window of Streptomyces rubradiris:
- a CDS encoding carbamoyltransferase yields MHVLGINALFHDPAAALITDGQVVAAAEEERFSRRKHGKRPVPFSAWELPEQSARWCLEQAGLTPSDLDAVAYSYDPVLARPAEQMGLHDPWDHLRQEYARQAPDFLAEALPGLDPAKVRFVPHHVAHAASAGAVSPYPDCAVLVLDGRGECGSHLAGRYTNRELTVLATQQLPDSLGLFYEDLTQHLGFLRSSDEFKVMALASYGTPRFAARLREYVHADDHGGFRARPVPWAELVPPRPAGGAWHQDHADLAASAQLCLEEAMLALARHLRETTGEDALTLAGGVALNCVANTRLWRESGFTRIWVQPAAGDAGTALGAAAHIAGQKDTLEPMETAALGRGWSDAELRAWLERAAVPYEEPADIAETAAGTLAADGIVAWFQGRSEYGPRALGHRSLLAHPGKADNLERLNAVKGREEFRPVAPMVLAERAAEIFDGPLPSPHMLFVHDVAADWKARIPAVVHVDGTARIQTVDRAREPLVARMIDGFERRTGLPVVVNTSLNTAGRPMVDDPRDALECFGSAPVDLLVLGPFAIRRGKAFA; encoded by the coding sequence ATGCACGTCCTCGGAATCAACGCACTCTTCCACGACCCCGCCGCCGCCCTGATCACCGACGGCCAAGTCGTGGCGGCGGCGGAGGAGGAGCGGTTCTCCCGCCGCAAGCACGGCAAGCGGCCCGTACCCTTCTCCGCCTGGGAGCTGCCCGAGCAGTCGGCCCGCTGGTGCCTGGAGCAGGCCGGCCTCACCCCGTCCGACCTGGACGCCGTCGCCTACTCCTACGACCCCGTCCTCGCCCGCCCCGCCGAGCAGATGGGCCTGCACGACCCCTGGGACCACCTGCGCCAGGAGTACGCCCGGCAGGCCCCGGACTTCCTCGCCGAGGCGCTGCCCGGCCTCGACCCGGCCAAGGTGCGGTTCGTCCCGCACCACGTGGCGCACGCCGCGTCCGCCGGGGCCGTCTCCCCCTACCCCGACTGCGCCGTGCTCGTCCTGGACGGCCGCGGCGAGTGCGGCTCCCACCTGGCCGGCCGCTACACCAACCGGGAGCTGACCGTCCTCGCCACCCAGCAACTGCCCGACTCCCTCGGCCTGTTCTACGAGGACCTCACCCAGCACCTCGGATTCCTGCGCAGCAGCGACGAGTTCAAGGTCATGGCGCTCGCCTCCTACGGCACCCCGCGCTTCGCCGCCCGGCTGCGCGAGTACGTCCACGCCGACGACCACGGCGGCTTCCGCGCCCGCCCGGTGCCCTGGGCCGAACTCGTCCCGCCCCGCCCGGCCGGCGGCGCCTGGCACCAGGACCACGCCGACCTCGCCGCCAGCGCCCAGCTCTGCCTGGAGGAAGCCATGCTGGCGCTCGCCCGCCACCTGCGCGAAACAACCGGCGAGGACGCCCTCACCCTGGCCGGCGGGGTCGCGCTGAACTGCGTCGCCAACACCCGGCTGTGGCGCGAGAGCGGCTTCACCCGCATCTGGGTGCAGCCCGCCGCGGGCGACGCCGGCACCGCGCTCGGCGCCGCCGCGCACATCGCCGGGCAGAAGGACACCCTGGAGCCGATGGAGACGGCCGCCCTCGGCCGCGGCTGGAGCGACGCCGAACTGCGGGCCTGGCTGGAGCGGGCCGCCGTACCCTACGAAGAACCCGCCGACATCGCCGAGACGGCCGCCGGGACACTGGCCGCCGACGGAATCGTGGCCTGGTTCCAGGGCCGCAGCGAGTACGGGCCGCGCGCGCTCGGACACCGCTCGCTGCTCGCCCACCCCGGCAAGGCCGACAACCTGGAGCGGCTCAACGCGGTCAAGGGCCGCGAGGAGTTCCGGCCCGTCGCCCCCATGGTCCTCGCCGAACGCGCCGCCGAGATCTTCGACGGGCCGCTGCCCAGCCCGCACATGCTGTTCGTGCACGACGTGGCCGCCGACTGGAAGGCCCGCATCCCGGCCGTGGTGCACGTCGACGGCACCGCCCGCATCCAGACCGTCGACCGCGCACGAGAACCCCTGGTGGCCCGGATGATCGACGGCTTCGAACGCCGCACCGGACTGCCGGTCGTGGTCAACACCAGCCTCAACACCGCCGGACGGCCCATGGTCGACGACCCCCGGGACGCCCTGGAGTGCTTCGGCTCGGCCCCCGTCGACCTGCTGGTCCTCGGCCCGTTCGCGATCCGCCGGGGAAAGGCGTTCGCATGA
- a CDS encoding polysaccharide pyruvyl transferase family protein, protein MHDDVPAAVLRTLGRPGRPPGKLLLTGWFSFRDGEATAGDVLAQRHMSAALTGAGIPHDTAWSPGFRPGALSLETADPGAYGTLLFVCGPVHGPQVAALHARFRSCTRLAAGVSVVDPADPAATGFHTIVARDGTAAPARRDLAAGAPVGPLPPVAAVVLSSGQGEYGARRRHAEVNDTLTGWLAGKDCTRVPAETRLAVDDWRLCATAEQFLSLVARCDVVVTTRLHGLVLALRTGTPVIAVDPVAGGAKVTAQARAVGWPALVAADALSPSVLDHWWAWALSGAGRTAADRHSAR, encoded by the coding sequence ATGCACGACGACGTCCCCGCAGCCGTGCTGCGCACCCTCGGCAGGCCCGGCCGGCCTCCGGGAAAACTGCTGCTCACCGGCTGGTTCAGCTTCCGGGACGGGGAGGCGACGGCCGGGGACGTGCTCGCCCAGCGGCACATGTCGGCGGCGCTGACCGGAGCCGGCATCCCCCACGACACGGCGTGGAGCCCCGGTTTCCGGCCCGGGGCGCTGTCCTTGGAGACGGCCGACCCGGGCGCCTACGGCACTCTGCTGTTCGTGTGCGGCCCGGTGCACGGCCCGCAAGTCGCCGCCCTGCATGCACGGTTCAGGTCCTGCACACGACTGGCGGCCGGGGTCTCGGTGGTCGACCCGGCCGATCCGGCGGCCACCGGGTTCCATACGATCGTCGCCCGGGACGGCACCGCGGCCCCGGCCCGCCGGGACCTCGCGGCGGGCGCCCCGGTGGGCCCGCTGCCGCCGGTGGCCGCGGTGGTGCTGTCCTCGGGCCAGGGCGAGTACGGCGCGCGCCGGCGGCACGCGGAGGTCAACGACACGCTCACCGGCTGGCTGGCCGGCAAGGACTGCACGCGGGTGCCGGCCGAGACCCGGCTGGCCGTGGACGACTGGCGGCTGTGCGCCACCGCCGAGCAGTTCCTCTCCCTCGTCGCCCGCTGCGACGTGGTGGTCACCACCCGGCTGCACGGTCTGGTGCTGGCGCTGCGCACCGGCACCCCGGTGATCGCCGTCGACCCGGTGGCGGGCGGGGCCAAGGTCACGGCGCAGGCCCGTGCCGTGGGCTGGCCGGCGCTGGTGGCGGCGGACGCGCTGTCGCCCTCGGTGCTGGACCACTGGTGGGCGTGGGCGCTGTCCGGGGCGGGCCGGACGGCCGCCGACCGGCACTCGGCGCGCTGA
- a CDS encoding NAD-dependent epimerase/dehydratase family protein has product MTGATPFSWRRALVTGGAGFLGSHLCERLLDSGVEVDCADNLVCGRRENIAHLEARPGFRYVHCDVSAADCAERLPGPYDLVLHFACPASPADYLRLPLETLEAGSSGTRNALAVAERDGARFLLASTSEVYGDPQVHPQHEGYWGNVNPVGPRSVYDESKRFAEALVTAHTGTRGTNAGIVRLFNTYGPRMRAHDGRAVPTFICQALAGEPLTVTGDGSQTRSLCYVDDTVDGILRVAASRSVRPVNIGGSDEITVADLARRVVALTGSRSPIAFIDRPVDDPGRRRPDTTLARELLGWSPQVPWEEGLKQTIAYFTALPPQPVTPARDPAPQP; this is encoded by the coding sequence ATGACTGGTGCCACACCGTTCTCCTGGCGGCGCGCCCTCGTGACCGGCGGCGCCGGCTTCCTCGGCTCCCACCTGTGCGAGCGGCTGCTGGATTCGGGCGTCGAAGTCGACTGCGCCGACAACCTGGTCTGCGGGCGGCGCGAGAACATCGCGCACCTGGAGGCGCGGCCCGGCTTCCGGTACGTGCACTGCGACGTCAGCGCGGCCGACTGCGCCGAACGCCTCCCGGGCCCGTACGACCTGGTCCTGCACTTCGCCTGCCCCGCCTCGCCCGCCGACTACCTCCGCCTGCCCCTGGAGACCCTGGAGGCCGGCAGCTCCGGCACCCGCAACGCGCTGGCCGTCGCCGAACGCGACGGCGCCCGTTTCCTGCTCGCCTCCACCTCCGAGGTGTACGGCGACCCCCAGGTCCACCCGCAGCACGAGGGCTACTGGGGCAACGTCAACCCCGTCGGGCCGCGCAGCGTGTACGACGAGTCCAAACGGTTCGCCGAGGCCCTGGTCACCGCGCACACCGGCACCCGGGGCACGAACGCCGGCATCGTGCGGCTGTTCAACACCTACGGGCCGCGGATGCGCGCCCACGACGGCCGCGCCGTGCCCACCTTCATCTGCCAGGCCCTGGCCGGCGAACCGCTCACCGTGACAGGCGACGGCAGCCAGACCCGCTCCCTGTGCTACGTCGACGACACCGTGGACGGCATCCTGCGGGTCGCCGCCAGCAGGTCCGTACGGCCGGTGAACATCGGCGGCAGCGACGAGATCACCGTCGCCGACCTGGCCCGCCGGGTGGTCGCCCTCACCGGCTCCCGCTCCCCGATCGCCTTCATCGACCGGCCCGTGGACGACCCCGGCCGGCGCCGCCCCGACACCACCCTCGCGCGCGAGCTGCTCGGCTGGTCGCCGCAGGTCCCCTGGGAGGAGGGGCTGAAGCAGACCATCGCCTACTTCACCGCCCTGCCCCCGCAGCCGGTGACGCCCGCGCGGGACCCGGCCCCGCAGCCCTGA